One Ignavibacterium album JCM 16511 genomic region harbors:
- a CDS encoding T9SS type A sorting domain-containing protein, which produces MKMFSEQRKIRMFLCLILFSSNKILTAQPYGLNCTIEANGSTGIESCSFYADGSYNLEINAYNIVAPCEYGGLVWYSCSLYVKVNGSTVSSTNNWLGQYSPWYYWSDFFKVNNRDYVEINLIYETINFCVGNPIYPNKLTVIDGIHMGGGGPPIENLVKSQSLSQLPGEFSLKQNYPNPFNPSTVIQYSINTKQSVNLTVFDVLGNEVAILVNEFKEPGIHSVEFSGADLPNGIYFYKISAGDFVDVKKMILIK; this is translated from the coding sequence ATGAAAATGTTTTCAGAACAAAGGAAAATCCGGATGTTTTTGTGTCTGATTCTATTTTCCTCTAATAAAATTTTAACAGCACAGCCTTACGGTCTAAATTGTACTATTGAAGCAAATGGCTCTACTGGAATCGAATCTTGCAGTTTTTATGCTGATGGGTCTTATAATTTAGAGATTAATGCTTATAACATTGTTGCTCCCTGCGAATATGGGGGTTTAGTATGGTATTCTTGTAGTCTTTATGTCAAGGTTAACGGCTCTACGGTGAGTAGCACAAATAATTGGTTAGGACAGTATTCCCCATGGTATTACTGGAGTGATTTTTTTAAGGTAAATAATCGAGATTATGTGGAGATTAATTTGATTTATGAGACAATAAACTTTTGTGTTGGAAATCCAATTTATCCTAATAAATTGACAGTAATTGATGGAATTCATATGGGCGGCGGAGGCCCTCCAATTGAAAATTTAGTTAAATCCCAATCCTTATCTCAATTACCAGGGGAATTTTCACTAAAGCAGAATTATCCAAATCCATTTAATCCTTCGACTGTTATTCAATATTCAATAAACACAAAGCAGTCAGTTAATTTAACAGTTTTCGATGTGTTAGGTAATGAAGTAGCTATACTTGTCAATGAATTTAAAGAGCCAGGTATTCACAGTGTTGAGTTTAGTGGCGCTGATCTTCCCAATGGAATATATTTTTATAAAATTTCAGCCGGTGACTTTGTAGATGTAAAAAAAATGATTTTAATTAAATAG
- a CDS encoding T9SS type A sorting domain-containing protein has translation MKNSLKISFINLLIIVLFSNILYSQNFVDIEKKWSKLEPDPNYRDFGKSEYNFQQADYVKRFYDINGGITVNPNFRILPSNNSTQSETSIDIHPLNDNILFASANATNWPYTTIYGTGVYWTLSGNTNWTGFNNPPFGTNSGDPAVVIGTNGYFYVGYIDNPGGQGIARSTDNGATWTTYTVTPNPGSLADKNHLMIDKMVGSPYENRLYDVWTDFGGANDNHAVLKYSTNFGQTWSAAVNLSSSLSPGSHAQGVNVQTGPNGEVYVAFAIYDSWPGGEDAIGFAKSTDGGVTWTKSRIYGALTPNGNFNFGIRGNIKPTSIRVASFPSMAVDRSGGPNNGYIYITWPQRGVTPAGSDPDVVMIRSTDGGTTWSSPVRVNDDALNNGKDQYFPWCTVDQSTGNLFVVFYDNRETTNDSSGVYMAVSYNGGVSFTNFRVSDQNFRPKPIAGLAGGYQGDYIGIAAANNKVYPFWTDDRTGNYQAWITEVSVGPPCPVDPVSNPTPSDGLTNVPINISELSWTNGNGATQCEVWFGEGGNLTMIYDGPVISSISVPGPLQYNKNYGWRIISKNDTCGVGGPFWSFRTELSPGTLFIEPFPDLANWTPVGPLGLTNWSVQTTNNATGQNPPECRLSWTPSFNGTSYLKSINISAPNNTQLDLILKHYLDWYANPSGSMGIAVTYNDGATYTPIWQITDPTGNVGPQTISTSFTTPATDAANLKLALFYNGNSFNIDYWYIDDIELTYVIPVELTSFTAKAVNDNVELIWNTATETNNQGFEIQRSNGGAFEVVGYVPGFGTTTEHKSYTFTDKNVKSGKYTYRLKQIDYDGQYVFSNTVEVEVNPPLTFALEQNYPNPFNPSTLIKYSLAKDAMVNISVYNSIGEKVATLVNGLQQAGRYEVNFNAGNLTSGVYFYSIEAGEFKAIRKMLLLK, from the coding sequence ATGAAAAATAGTCTTAAAATATCGTTCATCAATCTTTTAATTATTGTATTATTTTCAAATATACTGTACTCTCAAAATTTTGTAGATATAGAAAAAAAATGGTCGAAATTAGAACCAGATCCTAACTATAGAGATTTTGGAAAGTCTGAATATAATTTTCAACAAGCAGATTATGTAAAAAGATTTTATGATATAAATGGTGGAATAACGGTAAATCCAAATTTCAGAATCTTACCTTCGAACAATTCAACACAATCTGAAACTAGTATAGATATTCACCCCTTAAATGACAACATTCTTTTTGCTTCTGCAAATGCAACAAATTGGCCTTATACAACTATTTACGGTACCGGTGTTTATTGGACATTAAGTGGTAATACAAATTGGACTGGTTTTAATAATCCACCTTTTGGAACTAACTCAGGCGACCCCGCTGTTGTTATCGGAACTAACGGATATTTTTATGTAGGATATATTGATAATCCTGGTGGTCAAGGTATTGCCCGCTCAACAGATAATGGAGCTACCTGGACTACATACACTGTTACTCCAAACCCGGGTTCTCTAGCTGATAAAAATCATTTGATGATTGATAAAATGGTTGGTTCTCCATACGAGAACAGATTATATGATGTTTGGACTGACTTTGGTGGTGCAAATGATAATCACGCAGTTTTAAAGTACTCAACAAACTTTGGGCAGACCTGGAGTGCGGCTGTTAATTTATCATCTTCATTAAGTCCCGGCAGCCATGCACAAGGCGTCAATGTTCAAACAGGACCAAATGGAGAAGTTTATGTTGCTTTTGCAATTTATGATAGCTGGCCAGGTGGCGAAGATGCAATTGGCTTTGCTAAATCAACTGATGGCGGAGTTACCTGGACCAAATCAAGAATTTATGGTGCACTTACTCCCAATGGAAATTTCAACTTTGGAATAAGAGGTAATATCAAACCAACATCAATTCGTGTTGCTTCATTTCCTTCTATGGCTGTTGACAGAAGCGGTGGTCCGAATAATGGTTATATTTATATAACCTGGCCTCAAAGAGGAGTTACTCCTGCCGGTTCAGATCCTGATGTTGTAATGATAAGGTCAACAGATGGAGGAACAACCTGGAGTTCACCCGTAAGAGTTAATGATGATGCTCTGAATAATGGCAAGGACCAGTATTTCCCATGGTGTACTGTAGATCAGTCAACAGGAAATCTTTTTGTGGTTTTTTACGATAACAGAGAAACTACAAATGATAGTTCCGGTGTTTATATGGCTGTTTCTTATAATGGTGGAGTGAGCTTTACTAATTTCAGAGTAAGCGATCAGAACTTCAGACCAAAACCAATCGCCGGGTTGGCTGGTGGATATCAGGGTGATTATATAGGAATCGCAGCCGCAAATAATAAAGTATATCCTTTCTGGACTGACGATAGAACTGGTAACTATCAAGCATGGATTACTGAAGTTTCTGTCGGACCGCCTTGTCCTGTTGATCCTGTTAGTAATCCAACACCTTCTGATGGATTGACTAATGTCCCTATTAATATTTCAGAATTAAGCTGGACTAATGGAAATGGTGCGACTCAGTGCGAAGTTTGGTTTGGTGAAGGTGGAAACCTGACAATGATTTACGATGGACCGGTTATTTCTTCTATCTCTGTTCCTGGTCCCTTACAGTATAATAAAAATTATGGTTGGAGAATTATAAGTAAAAACGATACCTGCGGAGTTGGCGGACCTTTCTGGTCTTTCAGAACTGAATTATCTCCGGGCACATTATTCATTGAACCTTTTCCTGATTTAGCAAACTGGACGCCTGTTGGTCCTCTTGGATTAACAAACTGGTCTGTACAAACAACAAATAATGCCACAGGACAAAATCCACCCGAATGCCGGTTAAGTTGGACTCCATCATTTAACGGAACTTCTTATCTGAAATCTATTAACATTTCAGCACCAAACAATACTCAATTAGATTTGATACTAAAACACTATCTTGATTGGTATGCAAATCCAAGTGGTTCAATGGGAATTGCAGTAACTTATAATGATGGTGCAACATATACACCCATTTGGCAAATAACTGATCCTACTGGAAATGTAGGACCTCAAACAATATCAACTTCTTTCACTACTCCGGCTACTGACGCTGCAAATCTGAAACTGGCTTTATTCTACAACGGTAATTCCTTTAATATTGATTACTGGTATATTGATGATATTGAATTGACTTATGTTATTCCTGTTGAATTGACTTCATTTACTGCAAAAGCAGTTAATGATAATGTTGAATTAATCTGGAATACTGCCACCGAGACAAATAATCAGGGATTTGAAATTCAGAGGAGTAATGGTGGTGCTTTTGAAGTTGTAGGATATGTACCAGGATTTGGTACAACAACCGAGCATAAATCATATACATTTACTGATAAGAATGTAAAATCCGGAAAATACACATACAGACTTAAGCAGATTGATTACGATGGTCAGTATGTATTCTCCAACACAGTAGAAGTAGAAGTCAATCCTCCATTAACATTTGCACTGGAGCAGAATTATCCAAATCCATTTAATCCATCAACATTAATCAAATATTCGCTTGCCAAAGATGCAATGGTTAATATATCTGTTTACAATTCGATTGGTGAAAAAGTTGCAACACTTGTTAATGGATTACAGCAGGCAGGAAGATATGAAGTTAACTTCAATGCGGGTAATCTTACAAGTGGTGTTTACTTCTATTCAATAGAAGCAGGTGAATTTAAGGCAATAAGAAAAATGTTACTGCTGAAGTGA